From Campylobacter upsaliensis, the proteins below share one genomic window:
- a CDS encoding molybdenum cofactor guanylyltransferase, whose protein sequence is MSSLLNAVILCGGRSSRMGQDKSLLQIGQKSLAQNAYEKLTPLFKRVYLSSKDEKFDFKADLIKDDKSFQIYSPMLALYSILRHFKNEFVFILAVDFVRFSGEELEKLTPFLKQNYKIIIPQTKLYKHSLCGFYHSSLAPLCKEMLEKNEQKIGLLFDKVPSKFVPFESEEAFLNLNYYDEFLKYQSECL, encoded by the coding sequence ATGAGTTCGCTTTTAAATGCGGTGATTTTATGCGGAGGTAGGTCTTCTCGTATGGGACAGGACAAAAGCCTACTTCAAATAGGACAAAAAAGCCTCGCTCAAAACGCTTATGAAAAGCTTACTCCACTTTTTAAAAGGGTCTATCTCTCCAGCAAAGATGAAAAATTCGACTTTAAAGCAGATCTTATCAAAGATGATAAAAGCTTTCAAATTTACTCCCCTATGCTTGCACTTTATTCTATTTTAAGACATTTTAAAAATGAATTTGTGTTTATTTTAGCTGTGGATTTTGTGCGTTTTTCTGGGGAAGAATTAGAAAAATTGACCCCTTTTTTAAAGCAAAATTATAAAATCATTATTCCACAAACCAAACTTTACAAACATAGCCTATGTGGCTTTTACCACTCATCTTTAGCACCCTTATGTAAAGAAATGCTTGAAAAAAATGAGCAAAAAATAGGGCTATTATTTGATAAAGTTCCAAGCAAATTTGTGCCTTTTGAAAGCGAAGAAGCCTTTTTAAATTTAAATTATTATGATGAATTTTTAAAATATCAAAGCGAATGCTTATGA
- a CDS encoding polyribonucleotide nucleotidyltransferase, with protein sequence MQYSIEVNQNLEIFDVDKVAKQAAGSVLMRVGKSVVLAAVAREDKQVEEDFLPLTVQYIEKAYAVGRIPGGYIKRETKPGDNETLTARIIDRSLRPLFPKGYAYPTQIVVMVLSADDEVDLQMMSLNAASVALYLSGIPIKAPVCGVRIARINDEFVLNPSNSKLKESTLDLYVAGVKDELLMIEMRALPSESEGEAMVETSFAEALAGTSIYEQVMNELSEDEILQALSVAKKAILNGSNAYEEAFFKHRKKEELELKEELENRELFEFIKQNYTNEVKFAINQMAKSERASELEKIVKELMKLENIIDKYSQEDVFNALSKVKKELVRAQILKERKRADGRALNEVRAIEIETNILPNAHGSCLFTRGQTQALVVATLGGENDAQMVDLLNEKNPISERFMVNYNFPGFSVGEASPIKAPGRRELGHGNLAKRALYPSVDENYPYVVRLVSEILESNGSSSMASVCGGSLALRAAGVPSIKLVAGVAMGLVLEGDEYAILTDIMGLEDHDGDMDFKVAGTKDGITALQMDIKLGGIDENILKNALYQAREARLHILDLMEEANSHIVVNEEVLPKLELFSVEPSKIVDIIGQAGKTIKEIIEKFGVSIDLDREKGEVKIAGNQSEQIKAAKDYIISITSKGKKFSKDLTQFKVGEEFFEAEVKKVAPFGAFIALKDGVDGLLHSSKMKTKLSENDKVDVKISEIKNGKISVDLLS encoded by the coding sequence ATGCAATATAGCATAGAAGTGAATCAAAATTTAGAAATTTTTGATGTTGATAAGGTCGCTAAACAAGCAGCCGGCTCTGTTTTAATGCGAGTGGGTAAAAGTGTCGTTTTAGCAGCCGTAGCAAGAGAAGATAAGCAAGTAGAAGAAGACTTTTTGCCCCTTACCGTGCAATACATCGAAAAAGCTTATGCCGTGGGACGCATTCCGGGAGGCTATATCAAAAGAGAAACTAAGCCCGGAGATAATGAAACCCTTACGGCAAGGATTATTGATAGGAGTTTAAGACCGCTTTTTCCTAAGGGTTATGCTTATCCTACGCAAATTGTAGTTATGGTTCTTTCAGCTGATGATGAGGTGGATTTACAGATGATGAGCTTAAATGCGGCAAGCGTGGCTTTATATTTGAGTGGAATTCCTATTAAAGCACCTGTTTGTGGGGTGAGAATCGCTAGGATTAATGATGAGTTTGTATTAAATCCAAGCAATTCTAAACTTAAAGAAAGCACACTAGATCTTTATGTGGCTGGGGTTAAAGATGAGCTTTTGATGATAGAAATGAGAGCTTTGCCAAGTGAGAGTGAAGGTGAGGCTATGGTAGAAACTAGCTTTGCGGAGGCTTTAGCTGGGACTAGCATTTATGAGCAGGTTATGAATGAATTAAGCGAAGATGAAATTTTACAGGCTTTAAGTGTGGCTAAAAAAGCGATACTAAATGGCTCAAATGCCTATGAAGAGGCTTTTTTCAAACATCGCAAAAAAGAAGAATTAGAATTAAAAGAAGAGCTTGAAAATAGGGAGCTTTTTGAATTTATTAAGCAAAATTACACAAATGAAGTTAAATTCGCTATCAATCAAATGGCAAAAAGTGAAAGGGCAAGTGAGCTAGAAAAAATCGTTAAAGAACTTATGAAGCTTGAAAATATCATAGATAAATATAGTCAAGAAGATGTTTTTAACGCTCTTTCTAAGGTCAAAAAAGAGCTTGTGAGAGCGCAAATTTTAAAAGAGAGAAAAAGGGCTGACGGACGCGCCTTAAACGAGGTGAGAGCCATAGAAATTGAAACAAATATTTTACCAAACGCACACGGCTCTTGCCTTTTTACAAGGGGGCAAACGCAAGCCTTAGTTGTAGCGACTTTGGGCGGGGAAAATGATGCGCAAATGGTCGATTTGCTTAATGAGAAAAATCCTATTAGCGAACGCTTTATGGTTAATTACAATTTTCCAGGCTTTTCTGTGGGCGAGGCAAGTCCTATTAAGGCGCCGGGTAGAAGAGAGCTTGGACACGGAAATTTAGCTAAAAGAGCGCTTTATCCAAGTGTCGATGAAAATTATCCTTATGTGGTGCGTTTAGTGAGTGAAATTTTAGAAAGTAATGGCTCTAGCTCTATGGCGAGTGTGTGCGGTGGCTCACTTGCTTTAAGGGCGGCTGGAGTGCCTAGCATTAAGCTTGTGGCAGGTGTGGCTATGGGGCTTGTTTTAGAGGGTGATGAGTATGCTATTTTGACTGATATTATGGGACTTGAGGATCACGATGGAGATATGGATTTTAAAGTCGCTGGAACTAAGGATGGAATTACCGCTCTTCAAATGGATATTAAATTAGGCGGAATTGATGAGAATATTCTCAAAAACGCTCTTTATCAAGCAAGAGAGGCTAGGCTTCACATTTTAGACTTAATGGAGGAGGCAAATTCGCACATTGTCGTTAATGAGGAGGTTTTGCCAAAATTAGAGCTTTTTAGCGTAGAGCCTAGTAAGATTGTTGATATTATAGGACAAGCGGGTAAGACGATTAAAGAGATTATTGAAAAATTTGGCGTTTCTATCGACCTTGACCGCGAAAAGGGTGAGGTTAAAATCGCAGGAAATCAAAGTGAGCAAATCAAAGCCGCAAAAGATTATATTATCAGCATTACAAGCAAGGGTAAGAAATTTTCTAAGGATTTAACGCAATTTAAAGTAGGCGAAGAATTTTTCGAAGCAGAAGTTAAAAAAGTAGCACCTTTTGGGGCTTTCATCGCTTTAAAAGACGGGGTCGATGGTTTGCTTCATAGCTCTAAAATGAAGACTAAATTGAGTGAAAATGATAAGGTTGATGTAAAAATCAGTGAGATTAAAAACGGCAAAATTTCAGTGGATTTACTCTCTTAG
- a CDS encoding motility associated factor glycosyltransferase family protein yields the protein MFLEKNLSAINSSVFSELSHKIISYLQSGEKSQLSKNGGGLAYEEGEKERLFDEIRAQSLRYPFICLFGIGDGELLKRLIPSYPLIIVFEENLDFFISAFSRFDFSEDFRQGRVIFVDTSSEKLELYLSMLFSTKPYYQYLSLFELFMNGNFYHRFYLEKAKAVHRLCESVIFTTLSALGVWAKDILFSVYENFLSNVPLMLENIPIARLIEERKNKFENAIVISAGPSLSKQLPLLKKVQENAVLFCADGALNIVLEQGIEPDYILNTDISDFAKTFLHQIPAKSLIINGYSTHPKTLESLKGKNLSVVLGTKDGVCQYNFFKDFGFVELGGNVSHFAYALALELGFKNIIMLGQDLSLDFNGNSHAKGYALGENFETEADIKYFKVKAYKGLGEVTTHITWDYYRKDLERLFLLNQDKATFINSTEGGAFIKFSKELSFEESAKMLTTKKPNFSLTKPITQNKAKKILSKFSTKVKADLRKSQGMLEGAKELLNALNTILESKKTLPLNFLQKVKKMIDEFDGKLEEDEFLNDGKLGFVFYKKGELICEVLKAKIEDESLFHLYYINAYKEWLGFFIENLNRKIDILRNGLENSLRE from the coding sequence ATGTTTTTAGAAAAAAATTTATCCGCCATAAATTCTAGTGTTTTTAGCGAATTAAGCCACAAAATTATCTCCTACCTTCAAAGCGGTGAAAAAAGCCAATTAAGTAAAAACGGGGGGGGTCTTGCGTATGAAGAGGGTGAAAAAGAGCGGCTTTTTGATGAAATTCGAGCGCAAAGTTTGCGTTATCCTTTCATCTGCCTTTTTGGCATAGGAGATGGCGAGCTTTTAAAAAGGCTTATCCCCTCATACCCTCTTATTATCGTCTTTGAAGAGAATTTAGACTTTTTCATTTCGGCTTTTTCACGCTTTGATTTTAGTGAGGATTTTAGGCAAGGTAGGGTCATTTTTGTCGATACTAGTAGTGAAAAATTAGAGCTTTATCTTTCTATGCTTTTTTCGACTAAGCCCTATTATCAATACCTTAGCCTTTTTGAGCTTTTTATGAACGGGAACTTTTATCATCGCTTTTATTTGGAAAAAGCAAAAGCCGTGCATAGACTTTGCGAAAGCGTTATTTTTACGACCTTAAGCGCACTTGGAGTATGGGCTAAGGATATTTTATTTAGCGTTTATGAAAATTTTCTTTCCAATGTGCCTTTAATGCTTGAAAATATCCCCATAGCAAGACTTATTGAGGAGAGAAAAAACAAATTTGAAAATGCCATTGTCATTTCAGCAGGTCCAAGCCTAAGCAAACAACTTCCCCTTTTAAAAAAGGTGCAAGAAAACGCCGTGCTTTTTTGTGCGGACGGGGCTTTAAATATCGTCTTAGAGCAAGGCATAGAGCCTGATTATATTTTAAATACAGATATTAGCGACTTCGCAAAGACTTTTTTACATCAAATTCCAGCTAAAAGCCTCATCATTAATGGCTACTCCACTCACCCCAAAACCCTAGAAAGCCTTAAGGGTAAAAATTTAAGCGTGGTGCTAGGCACGAAAGACGGCGTTTGTCAATATAATTTCTTTAAAGACTTTGGCTTTGTCGAGCTTGGGGGCAATGTGAGCCATTTTGCTTACGCATTAGCCTTAGAGCTTGGCTTTAAAAATATCATTATGCTAGGACAGGATTTAAGCCTTGACTTTAATGGAAATTCACACGCCAAAGGCTATGCTTTAGGGGAAAATTTCGAAACAGAGGCAGACATAAAGTATTTTAAAGTCAAGGCTTATAAGGGCTTGGGTGAGGTTACAACGCATATTACTTGGGATTATTATAGAAAAGATTTAGAAAGGCTTTTTCTTTTAAATCAAGACAAAGCGACTTTCATCAATTCAACAGAGGGCGGAGCTTTCATCAAATTTAGCAAGGAACTTAGCTTTGAAGAAAGTGCTAAAATGCTTACCACCAAAAAGCCAAATTTTAGTCTTACAAAGCCCATTACTCAAAATAAAGCAAAGAAAATCCTAAGCAAATTTAGCACTAAAGTCAAAGCAGATCTTAGAAAAAGTCAAGGTATGCTAGAGGGAGCAAAAGAGCTTTTAAACGCTTTAAATACCATACTTGAAAGTAAAAAAACTCTCCCGCTTAACTTCTTACAAAAAGTCAAAAAGATGATTGATGAATTTGACGGGAAATTAGAAGAGGACGAGTTCTTAAATGACGGGAAATTAGGCTTTGTTTTTTATAAAAAAGGAGAGCTCATTTGTGAAGTTTTAAAAGCAAAAATAGAAGATGAAAGCCTATTTCATCTTTACTACATCAATGCTTATAAAGAGTGGCTAGGCTTTTTCATAGAAAATTTAAACCGCAAAATAGACATTTTAAGAAATGGCTTAGAAAACTCTCTAAGAGAGTAA
- a CDS encoding phosphatidate cytidylyltransferase, protein MFDMTRIISGFVMIVAVIIIALIDVFWINFVVFGLLLYFAFDEAKKLFSVPNASFIPAFLAFLLGSYYEKALFFGLLLVILVVGYLSYKKAENLRLSLIYLYPTLPILALWQVYLDEGMITLFLLILLVALCDSGAYFIGKMLGKTPFSQTSPNKTLEGVVGGVLCAVVGGGLVGIIMGEFWLWVTLGFFVAVLAVIGDLIESYFKRVANLKDSGDLIPGHGGILDRIDAVIIASFAMVVFL, encoded by the coding sequence ATGTTTGATATGACGAGGATAATATCTGGCTTTGTGATGATAGTGGCTGTTATCATCATCGCTTTGATTGATGTTTTTTGGATTAATTTTGTAGTGTTTGGACTTTTGCTTTATTTTGCTTTTGATGAGGCAAAAAAGCTTTTTAGTGTGCCTAATGCTTCTTTTATCCCTGCCTTTTTAGCCTTTTTACTAGGAAGCTATTATGAAAAAGCCTTGTTTTTTGGACTTTTGCTTGTGATTTTGGTTGTGGGGTATTTATCTTATAAAAAGGCGGAAAATTTAAGATTAAGTCTAATTTATCTTTATCCTACCTTGCCTATTTTAGCACTTTGGCAGGTGTATTTAGACGAGGGTATGATTACGCTTTTTTTACTCATTTTACTTGTTGCATTGTGTGATAGTGGAGCGTATTTTATCGGTAAAATGCTAGGTAAAACTCCTTTTTCACAAACTAGCCCTAATAAAACCTTAGAGGGCGTAGTTGGCGGTGTGCTTTGTGCTGTTGTGGGTGGGGGATTAGTAGGCATTATTATGGGGGAATTTTGGCTGTGGGTTACACTTGGCTTTTTTGTGGCTGTTTTGGCTGTGATAGGAGACCTGATAGAGAGTTATTTTAAAAGAGTGGCAAATTTAAAAGATAGCGGAGATTTAATCCCCGGACACGGAGGCATTTTAGATAGAATTGATGCTGTTATCATCGCTTCTTTTGCTATGGTTGTGTTTTTATGA
- a CDS encoding NFACT family protein: protein MKYTELVQICEFLKQYRRLDFIKRIDDNVLCLSFDKEHYIFDLNKSESGIYTANVKMKSYNAPFDYALKKYFSNALIKELKVLENNRILCLKVELNKAYKSYESVIYFEFTGKNTNAVITDRKGLILEALRHIDKSYRQVKPNLMLLELKPFKMDTNFIKIDDFKAYFEEKFHALYSKKFLQIQGAKLIFLQGKIEKLKNYLNTLESEEDLFLKAMKLSQKADILFANLSFLKEYERKFTLLDFEGKEVEFVLENSPKMSANAFYKNAKKLKQKAKNICLQRENLEEKLEFLSALKNLIQNCQSLFELEILLPKKSKKELTKKDENELGIANFYYKEFKICVGKNEKGNIYLLKNTKKNDMWLHIKDVPSSHTFIIHNKQNISQEVLEFAAKLCVSFSKLNPGSVLVDYTTRNFVKVREKAFVNYTNYKTLSVLKE from the coding sequence ATGAAATATACAGAATTAGTGCAAATTTGCGAATTTTTAAAGCAGTATCGAAGGCTTGATTTTATTAAAAGAATTGATGATAATGTTTTGTGTCTTAGTTTTGATAAAGAGCATTATATTTTTGATTTAAATAAAAGTGAAAGCGGAATTTACACGGCAAATGTAAAGATGAAAAGCTACAATGCTCCCTTTGATTATGCGCTTAAAAAATATTTTAGCAATGCCTTGATTAAAGAATTGAAAGTGCTTGAAAATAACCGCATTTTATGTTTAAAAGTGGAGCTTAACAAAGCTTATAAAAGTTATGAAAGTGTGATTTATTTTGAATTTACAGGTAAAAATACAAATGCGGTTATAACAGATAGAAAAGGCTTGATTTTAGAGGCTTTAAGGCATATAGATAAAAGCTATCGTCAAGTAAAGCCTAATTTAATGCTTTTAGAGCTAAAGCCTTTTAAAATGGATACAAATTTTATTAAAATTGACGATTTTAAGGCGTATTTTGAGGAAAAATTTCACGCCCTATATTCCAAAAAATTTTTGCAAATTCAAGGAGCAAAATTAATTTTTTTGCAGGGTAAAATTGAAAAATTAAAGAATTATTTAAACACCTTAGAAAGTGAAGAAGATTTATTTTTAAAGGCGATGAAGCTCAGTCAAAAAGCGGATATTTTATTTGCAAATTTGAGTTTTTTAAAAGAATATGAGAGGAAATTTACGCTTTTAGATTTTGAGGGAAAAGAAGTGGAATTTGTGCTTGAAAATAGTCCTAAAATGAGTGCTAATGCCTTTTATAAAAATGCCAAAAAACTAAAGCAAAAGGCTAAAAATATCTGCTTGCAAAGAGAAAATTTAGAGGAAAAATTAGAATTTTTATCTGCTTTAAAAAATTTAATTCAAAATTGTCAAAGTCTATTTGAGCTTGAAATTTTACTCCCTAAAAAAAGCAAAAAAGAGCTTACAAAAAAAGATGAAAATGAACTAGGAATTGCAAATTTTTATTATAAAGAATTTAAAATTTGTGTAGGTAAAAATGAAAAGGGTAATATTTATTTACTTAAAAATACCAAAAAAAACGATATGTGGTTACATATCAAAGATGTGCCAAGCTCACACACTTTCATTATACATAATAAACAAAATATTAGCCAAGAAGTGCTAGAATTTGCCGCAAAACTTTGCGTAAGTTTTTCTAAGCTAAATCCAGGGAGTGTTTTGGTCGATTATACAACAAGGAATTTTGTCAAAGTAAGAGAAAAGGCTTTTGTTAATTATACAAATTATAAAACCCTTAGCGTTTTAAAGGAGTGA
- a CDS encoding LPS-assembly protein LptD, producing the protein MWRKFSFILTSSLVLNAAQVDIYATDARKEGDRLIVNQDVVIFSDFYFITANRAIYNEKTSEVELFGDVNILRGQNERSHSNYAKIKLDTNEAKFEKFFFANNQLEVWFKSDKSCLDDKSFKTTLSSVSSCNVENPDWEIRFSEGKLDRETNFVHLYNARLYVRDVPVFYMPYFGFSTDTQRRTGLLVPKFSIKGDEGFFYEQPIYFTMQENWDLQFNPQVRTDRGYGLYSTLRFIDSASSMGEWNFGAFRENSTYFKEENLKNQTHMGVELKYLRTDLIKSLLGDNFQEGLWVDATYLNDVDYLNLGRRDYKDVNSLITSKINYFLADENNFYGAYGKYYIDTSKTHNKDTLQEYPSFQYHRFLNSLLDERIRYSFDASFNNYYRRVGSYANNVNVSLPLSYHNAFFDDFLHFAFTERLDASFVNYTHDPQKKHEHFYRATHEFDFYTDLSKAYDHFFHTLNLGVSYILPGGKSGGISEDYLNLEKIDEKLSPYLVQYFYNENGEKKLKNRIEMSYLSRRDEFEESKNLITYYYNENISFNNEATYSHLDTRFSNVLSQIELGLNPELNWEFSHAYQNDEYGKYSFIGTRANYYLNANYNFFSGIWLDTQRAHANMWELGYTYQRKCWNYSLMYRERIDPKLTSAGISARNQSGFYLVFNFYPLGGVGYDFALQENENKI; encoded by the coding sequence ATGTGGCGTAAGTTTTCTTTTATTTTAACTTCTTCCTTAGTTTTAAATGCTGCACAGGTGGATATTTATGCCACAGATGCGAGAAAGGAGGGGGATAGGCTTATTGTAAATCAAGATGTAGTTATATTTTCTGATTTTTATTTCATTACAGCAAATAGAGCGATTTATAATGAAAAAACCTCCGAAGTTGAGCTTTTTGGCGATGTCAATATTCTAAGAGGGCAAAATGAAAGGTCGCATTCAAATTACGCTAAAATAAAACTTGACACAAATGAAGCAAAGTTTGAAAAATTTTTCTTTGCAAATAATCAACTCGAAGTATGGTTTAAAAGCGATAAGAGCTGTTTAGATGATAAGAGTTTTAAGACCACGCTTTCTTCCGTTTCAAGCTGTAATGTGGAAAATCCAGATTGGGAGATTAGATTTAGCGAAGGTAAATTAGATCGAGAAACAAATTTTGTTCATCTTTATAATGCGCGTTTGTATGTTAGAGATGTCCCTGTGTTTTATATGCCTTATTTTGGTTTTAGCACGGATACGCAAAGACGCACGGGACTTTTAGTGCCTAAATTTAGCATAAAGGGTGATGAGGGCTTTTTTTACGAGCAGCCTATTTATTTCACTATGCAGGAAAATTGGGACTTGCAGTTTAATCCTCAAGTAAGAACGGATAGAGGTTATGGACTTTATTCGACTTTGAGATTTATCGATTCTGCTTCTTCTATGGGAGAGTGGAATTTTGGAGCTTTTAGAGAAAATTCGACTTATTTTAAGGAAGAAAATTTAAAAAATCAAACCCATATGGGTGTTGAGCTTAAATATTTAAGAACGGATTTGATTAAATCTTTGCTTGGAGATAATTTTCAAGAAGGATTGTGGGTTGATGCGACTTATCTTAATGATGTGGATTATTTAAATTTGGGAAGACGCGATTATAAAGATGTGAATTCTTTAATCACTTCAAAGATTAATTATTTTCTCGCCGATGAAAATAATTTTTACGGAGCTTATGGAAAATACTATATTGATACTTCTAAAACGCATAATAAAGACACCTTGCAAGAATATCCGTCATTTCAATATCATCGTTTTTTAAATTCCTTGCTTGATGAGAGGATACGCTATTCTTTTGATGCGAGTTTTAATAATTATTATAGACGCGTAGGATCTTACGCAAATAATGTCAATGTAAGCCTACCCTTATCATACCACAATGCCTTTTTTGACGATTTCTTACATTTTGCTTTTACAGAAAGACTAGATGCCTCTTTTGTCAATTACACCCACGACCCACAAAAAAAACACGAGCATTTTTATAGGGCTACACACGAATTTGATTTTTATACCGACCTTTCTAAGGCTTATGATCATTTCTTTCACACTTTAAATTTGGGGGTTAGTTATATTTTGCCTGGGGGTAAATCGGGCGGCATTAGTGAGGATTATTTAAATTTAGAGAAAATCGATGAAAAATTAAGTCCTTATTTGGTGCAATATTTTTACAATGAAAATGGAGAAAAAAAGCTTAAAAATCGCATCGAGATGAGCTATTTAAGCAGACGCGATGAATTTGAAGAGAGTAAAAATCTCATCACTTATTATTATAATGAAAATATTAGTTTTAATAATGAAGCAACCTATTCTCATCTTGATACGCGTTTTAGTAATGTTTTAAGTCAAATTGAATTAGGCTTAAATCCTGAATTAAACTGGGAATTTTCCCACGCTTATCAAAATGATGAGTATGGAAAATACAGCTTCATAGGAACAAGGGCAAATTATTATCTTAACGCAAATTATAATTTTTTTAGTGGAATTTGGCTTGACACTCAAAGAGCGCACGCGAATATGTGGGAGCTAGGTTATACTTATCAGCGTAAGTGTTGGAATTATTCTTTAATGTATAGAGAAAGGATAGATCCAAAGCTTACAAGTGCCGGTATTAGCGCTAGAAATCAAAGCGGATTTTATCTTGTATTTAATTTTTATCCGCTTGGAGGCGTGGGTTATGATTTTGCCTTGCAAGAAAATGAAAACAAAATTTAA
- a CDS encoding phospholipase A — protein sequence MKKIFLIFSLFLLCFADDLSKALEYEKKGDYKRAMQIYKKLALKNQTPNSTEILNETKSTQAPKEQKRQKDNFSKIALANYLGDENSFNPLGINSYKMNYFLPFSHTNHDLSGSKNEVKFQISIKKRLFENLLGLDEKYYLGYTQTSWWQLYKHSSPFRENSYQPEFFVDFPIHFDGYDYFNNLRLGFLHESNGRDDDHEQSRSWNRLYASTTFLYKRFLIVPRIWYRINEDGGSDDNPAMEHYMGNFDINLGYLGNDFFINTMLRNNLNFSRNKGAVQVDIGYDVFNNGIYYYVQYFNGYGDSLIDYNKRLERISTGFLISY from the coding sequence ATGAAAAAAATTTTTCTTATTTTCAGCCTTTTTCTCTTATGCTTTGCAGATGATTTAAGTAAGGCTTTAGAATATGAAAAAAAGGGCGATTACAAAAGAGCTATGCAAATTTATAAAAAACTAGCTCTTAAAAATCAAACGCCAAATTCCACCGAAATTTTAAATGAGACAAAAAGCACTCAAGCCCCAAAAGAACAAAAACGCCAAAAGGATAATTTTTCTAAAATCGCTTTAGCAAATTATTTAGGAGATGAAAATTCCTTTAATCCACTTGGCATTAACTCTTATAAGATGAATTATTTTTTACCCTTTTCACACACTAATCACGACTTAAGCGGCTCTAAAAATGAAGTCAAATTTCAAATCAGCATTAAAAAACGCCTTTTTGAAAATTTATTAGGACTTGACGAAAAATACTATCTAGGCTATACGCAAACTTCGTGGTGGCAGCTTTATAAGCACTCTTCTCCTTTTAGAGAAAATAGCTATCAGCCTGAATTTTTTGTCGATTTTCCTATCCATTTTGACGGATACGATTATTTTAATAATCTTAGGCTAGGATTTTTACACGAAAGCAACGGCAGAGATGACGATCACGAGCAGTCTCGCTCTTGGAACAGGCTTTACGCCTCCACGACCTTTTTATACAAAAGATTTTTAATTGTTCCTAGAATTTGGTATAGAATTAACGAGGACGGCGGAAGTGATGATAATCCTGCTATGGAACATTATATGGGAAATTTTGATATTAATTTGGGCTATTTGGGCAATGATTTTTTCATCAATACTATGCTAAGAAATAATCTCAATTTTTCGCGTAACAAAGGCGCTGTGCAAGTGGATATTGGCTATGATGTGTTTAACAATGGCATTTATTATTATGTGCAGTATTTTAACGGCTATGGCGATAGTCTCATCGACTATAACAAACGCTTAGAGCGTATTTCTACGGGCTTTTTAATCTCTTACTGA
- a CDS encoding RDD family protein, which yields MGENLQDKLDREGLKVASFFKRALAYTIDEFLLSCIVFVIFFNEFQKMSDPLEAVRILGNFSLGLFVLQFSYHAIFTALYGASLGKMICKIIVIDEGILDKPNWGQSCLRALIRQFSGMAFMLGFAWALGNNLRKTWQDYLARTVVVDVA from the coding sequence ATGGGTGAAAATTTGCAAGATAAATTAGACAGAGAGGGTTTAAAAGTCGCTAGTTTTTTTAAAAGAGCTTTGGCTTATACTATTGATGAATTTTTGCTTTCTTGTATAGTTTTTGTGATTTTTTTTAATGAATTTCAAAAAATGAGCGACCCACTTGAGGCGGTAAGAATTTTAGGGAATTTTTCTTTGGGTTTGTTTGTGCTTCAATTTAGTTATCACGCTATTTTTACGGCACTTTATGGAGCAAGTTTGGGAAAAATGATATGTAAAATTATTGTGATTGATGAGGGAATTTTAGATAAGCCAAATTGGGGACAAAGCTGCCTTAGAGCTTTAATTAGGCAGTTTAGCGGTATGGCTTTTATGCTTGGTTTTGCGTGGGCTTTGGGGAATAATTTGCGTAAAACTTGGCAGGATTATTTGGCTAGGACTGTGGTTGTTGATGTGGCGTAA